The Natator depressus isolate rNatDep1 chromosome 23, rNatDep2.hap1, whole genome shotgun sequence sequence gcaggggggcagggctgtggggggcaggggctacGGTCCAGAGTGGGGCATCGCAGGGctggtgggagcccagggctgggctggcagggggctgcagctcgggagggaggggcaccggcagggctgggggggtgagtGAGTTCCAGGCCACCTTGGGTCTTTCCCATCATGcactgtctcccccccccccataaatgaGTAATTGTGTCTCCATGGCAATGGATGCTGCGGGAAGCAGAAATTAATTAGCAGGGAGGCACCAAGAtgcgcccccagccctgcaggtgccccgcactcccgacccgcagctccTGCAGAGGGGAGGATCCCGAGGGATGCTGGGGGGCTGGATGCAGGGGGGAGGATCCGCGGAGGGCGGGGCTTGGGGCGGGGCAGGTTTcgctgcagcggctgctccctgCGCCGGTCCGTGTCTCCCGCTCCCCGCGGTTCGGTCCCGTCCGGTCCCTGCGCGATGGCTACGAGCCTGATGCTGGCGGCCCTGCTCTGCGCGGTGGGCCCCGCCGCCGGGAAGGTAGGGAGGGGACCTGGGCCCCCCGAGTCCTGCGCCCCATCTCTCCCCGGcgcccccatctctccccatgGGACCCCCGGCTCCCCCATGTCTCCCCATCGCCCCCCggctccccatctctccccctgcgcccccctgttccccatcgccccccagcaccccatctCTCCCCATGGGCCCCCCGGCACCCCCATCTTCTCCGTCGCCTCCGCCTCTCcatgtctccccatagccccctgCGCCCCTATCTCTCCCCATGGGCCCCCCTGCGCCCCATCTCTCCCCATCTTCCCCCTGtgcccccatctctccccatcGCACTCCCGGCACCCCCATCTTTTCCATCGCCTCCCCCGGCGCCTCCATCTTCTCCATCGCCTCCCCCGGCGCCCCATCTCTCGCCATAGCCCCCTgcgcccccttctccccccctgcGCCCCGTCTCTCCCCATCGCCTCCCCCGGCGCCCCCATCTTCTCCATCGCCGCCCCCGGCGCCCCATCTCTCGCCatagccccctgctcccccttctccccccttgcGCCCCGTCTCTCCCCATCGCCTCCCCCGGCGCCCCCATCTTCTCCATCGCCGCCCCCGGCGCCCCATCTCTCGCCATAGCCCCCTgcgcccccatcccccccccgcgccccatcTCTCCCCATCTTCCCCCTGCGCCCTCTCTTCTCCATCGCCTCCCTGCACCCCTCGTCTTTTCTCCTTTTATCCCCCTCCGCGAACCCCtcgtccccttccccccaccccttattATGGTCTCCCGGGGTCGGGGACGTACCCGGAGCCAGGGGAGTCGGGGGGGCTGATGGTCCCATCTCCGGGGCTCCGAagcccagaccccgcccccccacagcgCAGGAGATCGGAGGGGGGCTGTGAGTTCCCCCCTCAGTGGAGACGGTAGCGTTGGGGCGGATcgaggggggtgctggggggatcgAGTTGGGGATGGGGTGTATAAACGGAGTGGGCAGTGTTTGGGGGTGGGCGGTGTCGCGGGATGGGGGGTGTTTGGGGCGTGGGGGTCTCAGGGGATGGGTGGTGTTTGGGAGTGTAGCGGTCTAGGAGGATGGGGTGTTTGAGGGGGATGGGGTGTTTGGGGGTCGAGTGGGTTGGGGAGAGTTTGGGGTGTTTGGGGGTGGCTATCTAGGGGGATGGGGTGTTTGAGGGGGATGGGGGTCTGGAGGATGGGGAATTGAGGGTGTTTGAGGGTTTAAGGGGGTGTTTGAGGGGGTGAAGGTCTATGGGGATGGGGTgcttgagggggaggggggtctggaaGATGGAGGTGTttgagggggatggggagtgTTTGCAGGGGTTTTAGTCTGGGGGATGGGAGtgtttggggggatgggggtgtttGGGGTATGGGGGTCTTGGGGGATGGGGAGTGTTTGGAGGGTGGTCTAGGGGGATGGACTGTTTGGGGAGATGTGAAgtctgggggatgggggtgtttgGGGGTCTAGGGGGATGGGCTGTTTGGGGGAATGGGAAgtctgggggatggggggtgttTGGGGGGTCTAGGGGGATGGGGTGTTTGAGGGGATGGGGAGTCTAGGGGAAAGGGGTGTTTGGGGGGATGGGAAgtctgggggatggggggtgttTGGGGGTCTAGGGGGATGGGGTGTTTGAGGGGATGGGGGGTCTGGAAGATGGGGGGTGTTTGGGGGTCTAGGGGAATGGGGTGTTTGGGGGGATGGGAagtctgggggttggggggtgtttGGGGGTCTAGGGGGATGGGGTGtttgaggaggaggggagggatggggggtgttTGGAGGTCTAGGGGGACGGGGTGTTTGAGGAGGGGGGGTCTGGAGGATGGAGAGGGATGGGGGGTTCTGTGTCACTGTCGCACTCcgccccagaagcagccgcaTTTGAGCTGTgcaccggggtggggggaggaagcggggggggagagagaaagaacgaGAAGGGGCCCTGCCCGCCACAGACAACGCACAGTCtgggggccggggctggcagcgccccccccccgctaaCTCCTCCTCATctcccccagagccagctgccaacccccccccccatccccccagcactCCTGGTGACTCAGCCTGCGGATCCTGGCTGCCACAGACACATGGGTGGGGGGGATCACTACAGagatgcccctcccccaccgtctcccagacctgccccccccaTTTGctgaacccctccccccattagcCGGAAAAGGTGGGGAGTTGTCCTGTGCTGAAAAGAGCAGGACTCCCAGCTCCGGGAGGGCattggggtctggtggttagagcggggaccgggggagccaggactcctgggttctctccccagctctgggagggcagtggggtctggtgggtagagcgggggcagggggagccaggactcctgggttctctccccagctccgggagggcaGTGggatctggtggttagagcgggcCGAGGGAGggggatccaggactcctgggttcgctgGGAATCTTGGGTACCGTCCATTCACCTCTCCGccttttctctctgtgttttccCCACAGGCTCTTCCTGCCGGCCCCAGGGGGGCACTGCCCCACGACTCGGCCGGGGGCCCCCGACGTTTCCGACGGGACCTGCGGGGGGCTCCCTATGAGGGGGAGATGGGGCTGGCCAACGAGATCTACTACCCCCGGCTGGGGCCGCTGGCCCAGGATGAACTGCTGGCCCAGGCGCTGGAGAGGCTGGGGGCGCCCCCTGCGGGCCGGTGGCGGGAGGATGAGCCAGGGGGCACCCCGTGGCTCCAGGAGGCGCCCGCCGGTGGCCGCTGGAGGCAGGACGGGGCCCAGGCCGCCCTGGCTCTCCAGCGCCTCCTCCAGGAATCGGTCCCCCTGGcctccctcctgcagctgtgGGACCAGGCCAGGGGGGCCCCGTACCCTGATTACGATGAGACCGGGGCGGGCGCCCCCCCCAGGAcccggcccccggccccaccccagctgAGCCGCTACCGGACGGACGGGGCCTACGAGAGCCACCAGGACGAGCCGGGGGATGAGGAGCCTGGGGAGATGGATGCGGAGATGCTGAGGTGCCTGGAGAAGGGCCGGGCCCCGGGCCCCAggccccatgccctgcccccctgagccggCCAGTCCCGGGTccggatgggagccagcgccccctagagggaaaAGGCGATGGGCCTCAGCCAGGGTCCAGGactcaggacgcctgggttctatccctggctctaggaggggcgtggggtctagtggttagagcaggggaggctgggagtcaggactcctgggttctctccctgtctctgggaggggagcagggtctagtggatcagagtggggggcaggggctgggatcccggatgcctgggttctagctCCTTTTTTCCTCTGGCTCGCAGGTACCTGGTGGGCCGGATCCTCGCGGGAGGCGGCGAGACGCgacccccccgccaccccagacGCCTGCGCCGGGGGCTGGAGGAAGAACCCCCCACGCTGCTGCGTGTGAAGCGGCTCGGGGATGATGGGGAGGGGCCTGAGGCGGGGGCACCCCAGCTGCAGCGGGCCAAGAGgactgaggaggaagaggaggctggtggggggcggaggggggtgtatgggggggagCCCCTGCTGAGGTATCTGCCTGAGTAATGGGGACCCTCCCCCAGGGCCCAGTGAGCGCTaatgtggcgggggagggggggcttacGTCCCCCCCCGCCCGACTCTGAATGTAGCCAGCCtgtgggtgcaggggaggggctgcctTGCTCCTAGCCCCCCAATCTCTGCCCCCCAATGACCCCTCCCTCCACAGGCCAGCTTAACCCTGGGCCCCACGTCTTTCCCACACAAGCCAACTGCCCCCCCCATTGGGGTCACGGCTCGCCCCCGACACGCTTCAAGACCCCTATTCCCCCCCGGCTTTGCCCCCCAAtatcccagctctgagccccctattttccccagggctctgcccccccagctctgaaccTCCCCATTCACCCACTGCCCtagctctgccccccccactcccttggTTCCCCCCGCTTCTAGCAGTCCATTCAGTAACAGCCCTTGTCTGTCCGTCTGGTGTTGATTAATTAACTAATGAAATAAAGGCTCGTCAGGTATTTTGATGTAAAGCCCAAGTGGTGGTCTCCTTGTgtgtgcccctgccccccggctAGGGGgccctgtgctgtggggagcaggttggggggctgggcagggggctctctcccctggcagtcagggctgggctCTAGGGGGCACcatggggcagagagcagggtggggggcttggcaggggggcGCTCTCCCTGGCAATCGGGGCCggatgctggggcggggggcgccgtgctgtgggtcggggcgggggggggctcagtggggtgtgCTCTGCTCTGGACAGAGCCCCAGAGGCGGGAGACTTAGGACAGAACCCCAAACGTTTTATTCCCAGGTTCGGGGCCTGCCCGAGGAAGACCAGAGGAGGCCGAAGCCGGAGGGTCCCTGGTGGCCGCGGCTGGATGGCAAAGGGACATCTCAGGGggagcccctggggagggggggtcggATCTGTCTGCCATCAGCCCCGAAGAGGGCCCAGGAGGGGGTGAACCTGAGAGACGGAGAGAGGAGTGTGTGAGTGAAAGGGGGAGTCAGGTATTGGGGTCCCCGCTGTTCAACCAGCCCCCCTTTCTCAGCCTGGGGGGGTCAGGCATTGGGGTCCCCTCTGTTCAGCCAGCCCCCCCTTCTGAGccggggggggtcagggctgtggggggaagggaaactgCCTCCACCAATTGTGGCTCAGTGAGGGCCCAGCAGCCgccttccccactctgcccccccatCCAGCTGCATCCTCGCCTCCCATTGGCTGTTGCTAGGAGACCACCTCCCTGCTGCTCCAGAGCCCTGATGCAATGGGGGGGGACACAGAGAGGGGCTGTGGGGAATTTGGGGctctgtggggagccctggagggTTTGGGGGGCTCTGTCAGGCACAGTGGGAGgtttgggggcagtgagggggttcAGGGGCCCAATGGGGGGCCCtaacccccccactgccccccaaacctcccacctAGCAATAGACGACCAGGGATGCCCTCCACCTCGGCAGGCAGCCGGCTGGAGGACAAAGGGGCCGAGGGGGGGTAACTTTCCGGTCTATGCTGTATTCCAGACACCATATTAAACCCTCCCGCGTTCACACAGGCCGAGAGTCACTCCAGATTCAGgcagctggtgggggggaggctccCTTTGGGTGGGTGTCTCCCTCCGGGGGGAACCCCTCACCGCTCGGGGGCACTGAGGGTTGGTCCCAGG is a genomic window containing:
- the PCSK1N gene encoding proSAAS, encoding MATSLMLAALLCAVGPAAGKALPAGPRGALPHDSAGGPRRFRRDLRGAPYEGEMGLANEIYYPRLGPLAQDELLAQALERLGAPPAGRWREDEPGGTPWLQEAPAGGRWRQDGAQAALALQRLLQESVPLASLLQLWDQARGAPYPDYDETGAGAPPRTRPPAPPQLSRYRTDGAYESHQDEPGDEEPGEMDAEMLRYLVGRILAGGGETRPPRHPRRLRRGLEEEPPTLLRVKRLGDDGEGPEAGAPQLQRAKRTEEEEEAGGGRRGVYGGEPLLRYLPE